The DNA window TCCGGGtactcctctcttccctccccccccgggccacCGCCGTCAGCGATTGGCCAGAGAGCGCGTCAGTCTGGCGTGGAGCGGAGCGGACCCCCGTGCCCGGAGAGACCCACGCGGCGGCGAGACGCTGAGGTCGGGCGGCGCCGGGGACGGGCGGGGGAGTCCCGTGGGTGGCCCCCGCCAGCCCGAGCCGGGCCCTTGCAGGCgccgctggggggaggggaactttcctggctgccccccctccccgaaACCCCGACAGGCTGCGCCCAGCGCTCCTGGGGGGCCCCGTCTGGTGCAGGGCCGCGGGGGCCCCCGTCCCAGgggcctctccctgcccctcgcGGCGGCTCAAAGCGGAGCCAGGTTATTCAGCGGCACCCGAGTTTTAAACACACCAGCGAAACACGGGGGCAGGCGCCAGGAACAGCCGCCGGGCGCctctgcggggggaggggggagcgcctctgggggggggctgccccgCCGCCGGGCGCCTCTGGAGGGGGGGCCGCCGCCGGGCGcctctgggggggggagaggggagcgcctctgggggggggctgccccgCCGCCGGGCGCCtctgggggggggctgccccgCCGCCGCACGAGCCACGTTACCGCGCGGCCGGTGTCGCCCAGCCCTTGCTCCGGCCTGGCCCTCGGTGGCCGGACCCTTCTTCCCCCGGGGATTACGGTCCCTCCCCGAAGTCCAGCCCGCCAGGCCTCTGTGCTGGGCCCagggccgccccccccccccccagctcttccaAGCTTCTCACTGCACccggctgctccagccctgctgctgctccgcCTCCCGCTCCCTGGGCTTAGCTTCTGGCCCCTGCGGCTGCTCGGCTCCGCTTTGCTCTCAGCAGGGATCCGCTGGCTGGGCTGGTtcgctccggctccggctccggctccggctctcTCCTTCGCTGGCTTGCTCTGCTGTGGTCCCGGTAATTTCAGCTCACGGGGAAGATGGGACCCCCGACTCCCTCagtagcctgcccgccctgtcaatcaggctgatcTGAAgcgttggcctctccccattgtttctggggcctgtcagtctcagggtcctgattccccatcagcCCGTCCCCTTTCCTTTGGCACTGGGAGCCGGCAACCAAAACCCCCACTGAGTGTTAGAgaggggccaacagtccccttacacccACCTGACAGGTCCCTCTGTCTGCAGGGTGGCGCCTCCAgacctcctgccccagcatggACGAGGGGCAGGCCAGAGAGCTGCTGGGGTTCCTCCACCTGGACACCCGGCCTGATATAAAGGGCCAGGCCACAGGCTACGTTCTGGGGCTGACGGGCAGCGTGGAGGGGCGGATGCTGCTGGCGGGCAGGCCGGATTTCCTGGAGactctgctgctgctgacggGTGACCGCTCCTTGGCCGTGGTGAAGGACAGTTACCACTCACTCATCAACTTGTCTGTGGCTGCAGCCACCCATGGGGCCCTGGCCAAGGAGCTGCCAGTGCTGCTGCATCGCCTGCTGGACCCGGGCTACGCCTTCGCCGACCAGGTCTGCACCCTCCTCTCCAACCTGTCCCGGGAGGAGGCCACCTGCCGCCAAGTTTTCTGGGCCatgcaggaggaggggctggggctggcccaggtTGTGGACGCGTTCTGCACCAAAGGCTACAACAAGAAGGCAGCCCTGCACTACCTGGGCCCCCTGCTCTCCAATCTGACTCAGCTGCCGGAGACCCGGGAGTTCCTGCTGGACAGATCCAGGTGGGTGCTGGCCTGCGAGCTGGGAACGTGGCAGCAGGCAGGAGAATCGTGGGGTCAGGgctgccccaggtcagactgTTAGTCCATTGATGTAATGGAGACAAGATTGGAGGGAGGTTGTATCTTCTGCTGGCAAGAAGCTCTGGGTAGCTCGAAAGtgggtctctctccccaacagaagctggcccagttgaagatattccctcccccaccttgtctttctaatgtcctgggactgaCGTGGCTACTGCAGCACTGCAGTGCCGGTCTCCAGCAGTGCCCCAGGGCATGCACACGCCAGGGCCCAGCGTGTGCAGGCCTGTCTCTGACAAgggcccctcctctgcccagGTGCGTGGTGCAGAGGCTGCTGCCCTACACGCAGTACGAGGCCTCCGCCATCCGCCGAGGGGGGGTGATCGGGACGCTCAGGAACTGCTGCTTCGAGTACAGTAAGTGTTTTGCATTTGGGGAGTACTTGGTGTCCCTCGCCCCTGGGATCCGGCTGGCTTCCTTGCCTCGGCCTAGCCCTGAGGGGACTTCTTGGTATCAGCTGGTTTGTGAACCAGCCTGTGCCCTAGAGCTCAGGGCTCTGCCCCATCATGTGGGACCTCTGGCTTCAGTGCCCAGGCCTGGCCCCTGGCTCCCCAGCACAAACAGGCCCCAGTCAGGGTTtgcctgtcccttccctccccagaggAACTGGCAGGGTGTTTTGTGCTTTTGCTCGGCAGCGCCCCCGTGTGGCCCATGAAGTTTCCTGTCTGGCTCTTGCCAGGCAGTCTGGTGGGTTCACTGTAGGGCCCCCCTGTTACTCCCCACCTCCTGGTGATTTCTGCCCCCTCTTCTAATCCCAGCCTGTTGCGTGGGTGTCTGTTCCCAGAGTACCATGAGTGGCTGCTAGGCGCTGAGGTGGAcctgctccccttcctcctgctgccGTTGGCGGGCCCTGAGGAATTCCCTGAAGCGGAAATGGAAAGTGAGGAGGGGGGATgctgggaggggggctctggggactcgtgtttgggggcaggggtctAGCAGTGGCAGAGTTGTGCAGCCAGGAACAAAGAATTTAGTTGTGTTCTGCTCTCATTTCCCCTCTGCTGTGGGGTGGTAAAGTGAGtgtggtgcgggagggggtggtTGCTGCAATTTTCTGGCAGGAGCCTGTAGATCCGTGTGCTCTGTTAAATCCCCTGCCCTGTTCTAACgcccctgcctggctctgccccagggctgcCTATGGACCTGCAGTACCTGCCGCAGGACAAGCAGCGGGAGAAGGACCCCGACATCCGGAAGATGCTGCTGGAGGCAGTCTTGCTGGTGGGTCCCTCCCTCTGTCGCTGTAgaacactgggggaggggagcatgggGCGGGGGGACAAGGCGGCTGGGGCAGAGAGGGTTGCTTTGCAGATGACCCCTTTCCTGCAGCAGGGCCCCCCCACACCCGCTCCCACCTGCTGCTGCCCCCTATCCATGCGACCCTCCCTGTTCTGAGGATCCCCAGCCCCACTTACGCTGGAGGGTTAGGACCCCTGTTCTTGTAGGGCAGCAGCCGACCACTCTCTGATGGGCCTAGGAAGGGGCTTCCCCACAACTGCCCACTGCAGGGTGTGCCTGGCCTCCCTCTGAAACGGCTGGGGCTGGCCGGGCCCACGCTGCCCACGCTGGCTGTGGCTGGGTCTGATCCGTGGCCTGGCCCCTCTCCCTGGCTTGCTTCCCACGCAGCTCACAGCCACCAAGGCCGGCCGGCAGCTGGTGAAGGAGAAGGGCACCTACCTGGTCGTGCGGGAGCTCCACCAGTGGGAGACGGAGCCCGACGTCCTGGCTGCCTGCGAGAAGCTGATCCAGGTAGGGGCAGAGGCCTATTGTATCCATGTGGCTCAGCATCTGGAGGGCAGGGGGCTTGGGCAAATGGGTCCCACCCAGGTAGGGGTCTTTGGGGGCCCCCCCTCTATTAAACTCCAGGGATGGGGTCCGGTCTCTGCCGGGCAAATGCAGACAAGCAGGGGCTCGATGCTGCCGCCTCGTGgtgcagtcgtactgcacagtgaGTTCTGCCCGGGATGCCTCGGGAGATGGGGGTCAGTGCGGATAGGGAGCAGGGCGCTGCTGGCCAGTCCAGGGCGACTCAGTGGCTTGTTTCCCCTCTGAAGCCCTGGTGCTGTGCCCTGAGCAGGTGCTGATTGGGGATGAGCCTGAGGCCGGGATGGAGAACCTGCTGGAGGTGAAGATCCCCAAGGATGTGGAGGAGCAACTGCAGCGCCTGGATCGGGAGGCGGAGCGGCAGCAGGAGACGCAGAGCAAGGGGCCTGGGGCACAGATGGGCTCCCAGGGGCTGTCGAGGTGACTTGCTGACCTGCTTGCCCTGCC is part of the Dermochelys coriacea isolate rDerCor1 chromosome 2, rDerCor1.pri.v4, whole genome shotgun sequence genome and encodes:
- the HGH1 gene encoding protein HGH1 homolog, yielding MDEGQARELLGFLHLDTRPDIKGQATGYVLGLTGSVEGRMLLAGRPDFLETLLLLTGDRSLAVVKDSYHSLINLSVAAATHGALAKELPVLLHRLLDPGYAFADQVCTLLSNLSREEATCRQVFWAMQEEGLGLAQVVDAFCTKGYNKKAALHYLGPLLSNLTQLPETREFLLDRSRCVVQRLLPYTQYEASAIRRGGVIGTLRNCCFEYKYHEWLLGAEVDLLPFLLLPLAGPEEFPEAEMERLPMDLQYLPQDKQREKDPDIRKMLLEAVLLLTATKAGRQLVKEKGTYLVVRELHQWETEPDVLAACEKLIQVLIGDEPEAGMENLLEVKIPKDVEEQLQRLDREAERQQETQSKGPGAQMGSQGLSR